In one Populus nigra chromosome 12, ddPopNigr1.1, whole genome shotgun sequence genomic region, the following are encoded:
- the LOC133669947 gene encoding protein STRUBBELIG-RECEPTOR FAMILY 3-like isoform X2, with protein MFASIISIDLSNNHIGGSIPSNLPVTMQNLFLADNNFTGSIPDSLSTLTLLKAMSLNDNFLSGEIPDAFQALPGLINLDLSNNNLSGQLPSSFIDLASLTTLRLQDNQLSGTLDVLQDLPLRDLNVENNLFSGPIPDKLLAIPNFRNDGNPFNTSSAPLPAPTSQSPSPPTPTPPLSGSPPSPSSRRTPGKQADGPSSSEKSSSGGRKKRVVWISIAGVLLFVILALALVLLIPRCSRRRWEDSRIFKRHQVGENPRDNGSLVQPTNQNEKVPKETTQKPKEDHPKPQNMHMRNEPKMNPAPNRDNHLMGIGRADLDFMAPPPPPPPPPPPPPPPPPVENVIVKPIVPVEVSSGKPSRKSQIPLTSARSFNIASLQQYTSSFSQENLIGGGMLGSVYRAQLPNGKLLAVKKLDKRTAEQQKDVEFIELVNNIDRIRHANVVELMGYCAEHGQRLLIYEYCSNGSLQDALHSDDEFKKKLSWNARIKMALGAARALEYLHEVCQPPVIHRNFKSANVLLDDDLDVRVSDCGLASLISSGSVSQLSGQLLTAYGYGAPEFESGIYTIQSDVYSFGVVMLELLTGRKSHDRTRTRGEHFLVRWAIPQLHDIDTLSKMVDPALNGEYSAKSLSNFADIISRCVQSEPEFRPQMSEVVQDLTDMIRRDRPSNESIGD; from the exons ATGTTTGCTTCTATCATATCGAT AGATCTGAGCAACAACCACATAGGGGGGAGTATTCCATCGAATCTGCCTGTTACTATGCAAAACCT TTTCCTTGCAGACAATAACTTCACTGGAAGCATCCCTGATTCCCTGTCCACTTTAACCTTACTGAAAGCCAT GTCTCTTAACGATAATTTTTTAAGTGGAGAGATACCGGATGCCTTTCAAGCTCTTCCTGGGTTGATCAACTT AGACTTGTCCAATAACAATTTGAGTGGGCAGTTGCCTTCTTCTTTCATAGATTTGGCTAGTCTTACAACCCT ACGTTTGCAGGACAATCAGCTATCTGGGACCCTTGATGTTCTACAAGATCTTCCCCTGAGAGATTT GAATGTAGAGAATAACCTGTTCTCAGGACCCATACCTGACAAGCTGCTGGCTATCCCAAATTTCAG aaatgatGGCAATCCGTTCAATACTTCCTCTGCTCCATTACCTGCACCCACATCCCAATCCCCATCCCCACCAACACCTACACCACCACTTTCTGGGTCTCCACCATCACCGTCTTCTCGGAGAACACCCGGGAAGCAGGCTGATGGGCCGTCTTCATCAGAGAAATCGAGTTCtggaggaagaaaaaagagagtagtTTGGATATCCATTGCAGGTGTATTGTTGTTTGTAATACTGGCATTAGCACTCGTGCTTTTGATTCCAAGATGTAGCAGAAGAAGGTGGGAGGATAGCAGAATTTTCAAGCGGCATCAAGTTGGAGAGAACCCAAGGGACAATGGATCCTTGGTCCAACCAactaatcaaaatgaaaaag TTCCAAAGGAGACCACACAGAAGCCCAAAGAGGACCATCCAAAGCCACAAAATATGCATATGAGAAATGAACCCAAAATGAACCCAGCACCAAATAGGGACAATCACTTGATGGGCATTGGCAGAGCAGATCTAGATTTCATGGCTCctcccccacccccacccccaccacctcctcctcctccaccaccacccccTGTTGAGAATGTCATTGTTAAGCCAATTGTGCCTGTTGAAGTAAGCTCAGGGAAGCCTTCTCGTAAATCTCAGATCCCTCTCACTTCTGCTAGGTCCTTCAATATTGCATCACTTCAGCAATACACAAGCAGCTTTTCTCAAGAAAATCTTATAGGAGGAGGCATGCTGGGAAGTGTTTATAGGGCACAGCTTCCTAATGGAAAG CTTCTTGCTGTCAAGAAACTCGATAAGAGGACTGCAGAGCAGCAGAAGGACGTGGAGTTTATTGAATTGGTTAACAATATTGATCGGATCCGACATGCTAATGTTGTTGAGCTCATGGGATACTGTGCAGAGCATGGTCAGAGGCTTCTGATCTATGAGTATTGCAGTAATGGCTCTTTGCAAGATGCACTACACTCAGAcgatgaatttaaaaagaaactttCCTGGAATGCCCGCATTAAGATGGCACTTGGAGCTGCTAGAGCCTTAGA GTATTTGCACGAGGTCTGTCAGCCACCTGTTATACACAGAAATTTTAAGTCTGCCAATGTTCTTCTTGATGATGATCTTGATGTTCGTGTCTCGGATTGTGGTTTGGCTTCATTAATATCATCAGGGTCTGTAAGTCAG TTGTCAGGCCAGCTGCTAACAGCTTATGGTTATGGGGCTCCAGAATTTGAATCAGGTATCTATACCATCCAGAGTGATGTTTACAGCTTTGGTGTGGTCATGCTGGAACTCTTAACTGGCCGGAAGTCTCATGACAG GACACGGACTCGGGGGGAGCATTTTCTAGTGAGATGGGCAATCCCCCAGCTTCATGACATTGACACATTGTCAAAGATGGTTGATCCCGCCCTTAATGGAGAATACTCTGCTAAATCTTTATCAAACTTCGCCGATATCATTTCTCGATGTGTTCAG TCTGAACCAGAATTCAGGCCACAAATGTCTGAGGTTGTCCAGGATCTAACAGACATGATAAGGAGAGACCGCCCCAGCAATGAATCAATTGGGGACTGA
- the LOC133669947 gene encoding protein STRUBBELIG-RECEPTOR FAMILY 3-like isoform X3 encodes MSLNDNFLSGEIPDAFQALPGLINLDLSNNNLSGQLPSSFIDLASLTTLRLQDNQLSGTLDVLQDLPLRDLNVENNLFSGPIPDKLLAIPNFRNDGNPFNTSSAPLPAPTSQSPSPPTPTPPLSGSPPSPSSRRTPGKQADGPSSSEKSSSGGRKKRVVWISIAGVLLFVILALALVLLIPRCSRRRWEDSRIFKRHQVGENPRDNGSLVQPTNQNEKVPKETTQKPKEDHPKPQNMHMRNEPKMNPAPNRDNHLMGIGRADLDFMAPPPPPPPPPPPPPPPPPVENVIVKPIVPVEVSSGKPSRKSQIPLTSARSFNIASLQQYTSSFSQENLIGGGMLGSVYRAQLPNGKLLAVKKLDKRTAEQQKDVEFIELVNNIDRIRHANVVELMGYCAEHGQRLLIYEYCSNGSLQDALHSDDEFKKKLSWNARIKMALGAARALEYLHEVCQPPVIHRNFKSANVLLDDDLDVRVSDCGLASLISSGSVSQLSGQLLTAYGYGAPEFESGIYTIQSDVYSFGVVMLELLTGRKSHDRTRTRGEHFLVRWAIPQLHDIDTLSKMVDPALNGEYSAKSLSNFADIISRCVQSEPEFRPQMSEVVQDLTDMIRRDRPSNESIGD; translated from the exons AT GTCTCTTAACGATAATTTTTTAAGTGGAGAGATACCGGATGCCTTTCAAGCTCTTCCTGGGTTGATCAACTT AGACTTGTCCAATAACAATTTGAGTGGGCAGTTGCCTTCTTCTTTCATAGATTTGGCTAGTCTTACAACCCT ACGTTTGCAGGACAATCAGCTATCTGGGACCCTTGATGTTCTACAAGATCTTCCCCTGAGAGATTT GAATGTAGAGAATAACCTGTTCTCAGGACCCATACCTGACAAGCTGCTGGCTATCCCAAATTTCAG aaatgatGGCAATCCGTTCAATACTTCCTCTGCTCCATTACCTGCACCCACATCCCAATCCCCATCCCCACCAACACCTACACCACCACTTTCTGGGTCTCCACCATCACCGTCTTCTCGGAGAACACCCGGGAAGCAGGCTGATGGGCCGTCTTCATCAGAGAAATCGAGTTCtggaggaagaaaaaagagagtagtTTGGATATCCATTGCAGGTGTATTGTTGTTTGTAATACTGGCATTAGCACTCGTGCTTTTGATTCCAAGATGTAGCAGAAGAAGGTGGGAGGATAGCAGAATTTTCAAGCGGCATCAAGTTGGAGAGAACCCAAGGGACAATGGATCCTTGGTCCAACCAactaatcaaaatgaaaaag TTCCAAAGGAGACCACACAGAAGCCCAAAGAGGACCATCCAAAGCCACAAAATATGCATATGAGAAATGAACCCAAAATGAACCCAGCACCAAATAGGGACAATCACTTGATGGGCATTGGCAGAGCAGATCTAGATTTCATGGCTCctcccccacccccacccccaccacctcctcctcctccaccaccacccccTGTTGAGAATGTCATTGTTAAGCCAATTGTGCCTGTTGAAGTAAGCTCAGGGAAGCCTTCTCGTAAATCTCAGATCCCTCTCACTTCTGCTAGGTCCTTCAATATTGCATCACTTCAGCAATACACAAGCAGCTTTTCTCAAGAAAATCTTATAGGAGGAGGCATGCTGGGAAGTGTTTATAGGGCACAGCTTCCTAATGGAAAG CTTCTTGCTGTCAAGAAACTCGATAAGAGGACTGCAGAGCAGCAGAAGGACGTGGAGTTTATTGAATTGGTTAACAATATTGATCGGATCCGACATGCTAATGTTGTTGAGCTCATGGGATACTGTGCAGAGCATGGTCAGAGGCTTCTGATCTATGAGTATTGCAGTAATGGCTCTTTGCAAGATGCACTACACTCAGAcgatgaatttaaaaagaaactttCCTGGAATGCCCGCATTAAGATGGCACTTGGAGCTGCTAGAGCCTTAGA GTATTTGCACGAGGTCTGTCAGCCACCTGTTATACACAGAAATTTTAAGTCTGCCAATGTTCTTCTTGATGATGATCTTGATGTTCGTGTCTCGGATTGTGGTTTGGCTTCATTAATATCATCAGGGTCTGTAAGTCAG TTGTCAGGCCAGCTGCTAACAGCTTATGGTTATGGGGCTCCAGAATTTGAATCAGGTATCTATACCATCCAGAGTGATGTTTACAGCTTTGGTGTGGTCATGCTGGAACTCTTAACTGGCCGGAAGTCTCATGACAG GACACGGACTCGGGGGGAGCATTTTCTAGTGAGATGGGCAATCCCCCAGCTTCATGACATTGACACATTGTCAAAGATGGTTGATCCCGCCCTTAATGGAGAATACTCTGCTAAATCTTTATCAAACTTCGCCGATATCATTTCTCGATGTGTTCAG TCTGAACCAGAATTCAGGCCACAAATGTCTGAGGTTGTCCAGGATCTAACAGACATGATAAGGAGAGACCGCCCCAGCAATGAATCAATTGGGGACTGA
- the LOC133670204 gene encoding pentatricopeptide repeat-containing protein At1g73710, with product MLHSGSFSYSQSHNQTSRELGHQNLLQLNIYSPSKLLSLHSPRVFIGFNNNHLKNHNFSRRKHCPLPNNALLGDKRVLYSQTQKQSSKESKGFLGFKLQCHSKTLTLPTKGFSVNGKKKKYGGVLPSILRSLESNTDVEKTLYSFCENLSPKEQTVVLKEQRNWERVVRVFEFFKSQKDYVPNVIHYNIVLRVLGRAKRWDELRLCWMDMAKNGVLPTNNTYGMLVDVYAKAGLVEALLWIKHMRLRGLFPDEVTMNTVVKVLKDVGEFDKAERFYKDWCAGRVELDGLELDSMLDSENGSRSEPVSFKHFLLTELFKTGGRVKIGGSSDEETLVRKPCLTSTYNTLIDLYGKAGRLKDAAEVFSEMLKSGVAMDTITFNTMIFTCGSHGLLSEAESLLDKMEERRISPDTRTYNIFLSLYADAGNINAALECYWKIRNVGLVPDIVSHRTILHILCGRNMVREVEAVIEEMKKSSQKIDVHSVPGIIKMYINEGLHDRANNLLDKCQFDVGFSSKVRAAIIDAYAERGLWAEAEAVFYGKRDLLGPEKGVLEYNVMVKAYGKAKLYDKAFSLFKGMRNHGTWPDEVTYNSLIQMFSGGDLMDQARDLLDEMQEAGFKPQCLTFSAVMACYARLGQLSDAVDVYQEMVKAGVKPNEVVYGSLINGFAEVGNVEEALKYFRMMEESGIPANQIVLTSLIKVYSKLGCFDGAKHLYKKMKDLEGGPDTIASNSMISLYADLGMVSEAELVFKNLRENGQADGVSFATMMYLYKSMGMLDEAIDIAEEMKQSGLLRDCVSYNKVMACYATNGQLRECAELLHEMIGQKLLPDGGTFKILFTVLKKGGFPSEGIAQLESAYLEGKPYARQAVITSIFSVVGLHALALESCESFTKAEVALDSFAYNVAIYAYGSSGEIDKALKTFMKMQDEGLEPDLVTSINLVHCYGKAGMVEGVKRIYSQLKYGEIKPNDSLVKAVVDAYKNANRHDLAELVNQDIRFGFDSQQYSDSEIEAGSDESSLGF from the coding sequence atgcttcaCAGTGGCAGTTTCAGTTACAGTCAGAGTCACAATCAAACTTCAAGAGAATTAGGGCATCAAAATCTCCTCCAACTGAACATTTACTCTCCAAGTAAGCTCCTTTCTCTTCATTCTCCTAGGGTTTTTATAGGGTTTAATAACAACCATCTTAAAAATCATAACTTTTCAAGAAGAAAGCACTGCCCTTTACCCAACAATGCTTTACTTGGTGATAAAAGAGTTTTATATTCACAAACCCAGAAACAAAGTAGTAAAGAAAGTaagggttttttagggtttaagctTCAGTGTCACTCGAAGACTCTAACTTTACCGACTAAGGGTTTTTCAGTAAATggtaaaaagaagaagtatGGTGGTGTTTTGCCATCAATTTTAAGGTCTTTAGAGTCTAATACTGATGTTGAGAAAACCCTTTATTCCTTTTGTGAGAATTTGAGTCCTAAAGAACAGACTGTGGTTCTTAAAGAACAGAGGAATTGGGAGAGAGTTGTTAGGGTTTTCGAGTTTTTTAAGTCGCAGAAGGATTATGTTCCGAATGTGATTCATTATAATATTGTGCTTCGAGTGTTGGGTAGAGCTAAGAGATGGGATGAATTGCGGCTTTGTTGGATGGATATGGCGAAAAATGGGGTTTTGCCGACGAATAATACTTATGGAATGCTTGTTGATGTGTATGCCAAAGCGGGTCTTGTTGAAGCTCTTTTGTGGATTAAACATATGAGACTTAGAGGGTTATTTCCAGATGAGGTTACAATGAATACTGTTGTCAAGGTTTTGAAGGATGTGGGGGAGTTTGACAAGGCAGAGAGGTTCTATAAGGATTGGTGTGCTGGAAGGGTTGAGTTGGATGGTCTTGAATTGGATTCTATGCTTGATTCTGAAAATGGGTCTCGATCTGAACCAGTTAGTTTTAAGCATTTTTTGTTGACTGAGCTTTTCAAAACAGGAGGGAGAGTAAAGATTGGGGGTTCATCAGATGAAGAAACACTGGTTAGGAAGCCATGTCTAACATCCACATATAATACATTGATTGATTTGTATGGGAAGGCAGGACGTCTCAAGGATGCAGCTGAAGTCTTTTCAGAAATGTTGAAATCTGGGGTGGCAATGGATACTATCACTTTCAATACCATGATCTTTACTTGTGGAAGTCATGGACTTTTGTCAGAAGCAGAGTCTTTGCTTGATAAGATGGAAGAAAGACGGATATCTCCTGATACGAgaacttataatatatttttatctctataTGCTGATGCAGGAAATATTAATGCAGCCCTTGAGTGTTATTGGAAGATTAGAAATGTGGGTCTTGTTCCTGATATTGTATCTCATCGAACTATACTTCATATATTATGTGGAAGGAATATGGTAAGAGAAGTGGAGGCTGTTATTGAAGAAATGAAGAAGTCTTCTCAGAAAATTGATGTGCATTCTGTGCCTGGTATcattaaaatgtatattaatgaAGGTTTGCATGATAGAGCAAATAACCTTTTAGACAAGTGCCAGTTTGATGTTGGATTCTCATCAAAGGTTCGTGCAGCAATTATCGATGCTTATGCTGAAAGGGGGCTTTGGGCTGAAGCAGAGGCTGTCTTTTATGGAAAAAGGGATTTGTTGGGACCGGAGAAGGGTGTTTTGGAATATAATGTCATGGTCAAAGCTTATGGTAAGGCAAAGCTTTATGATAAagccttttctctctttaaggGCATGAGAAATCATGGGACTTGGCCTGATGAGGTCACATATAATTCTCTTATCCAAATGTTCTCTGGTGGTGATTTAATGGATCAAGCTAGGGACCTCTTAGATGAAATGCAAGAAGCAGGGTTTAAACCGCAATGTCTAACCTTCTCTGCTGTCATGGCATGCTATGCCCGTCTGGGCCAGCTTTCTGATGCAGTCGATGTTTACCAAGAAATGGTAAAGGCAGGAGTAAAACCTAATGAAGTTGTTTATGGGTCTTTAATCAATGGATTTGCGGAAGTTGGAAATGTTGAAGAAGCTCTGAAATATTTTCGCATGATGGAAGAAAGCGGGATTCCTGCAAATCAGATAGTGCTGACTTCCCTGATCAAGGTTTATAGTAAGCTGGGATGCTTTGACGGAGCAAAACATTTGTATAAGAAGATGAAGGATTTGGAGGGTGGTCCTGATACTATTGCATCAAATAGTATGATCAGTCTTTATGCAGACCTTGGAATGGTATCTGAAGCTGAATTGGTTTTcaaaaatttgagagaaaatgGTCAGGCTGATGGGGTTTCCTTTGCGACCATGATGTATCTGTATAAGAGCATGGGCATGCTTGACGAAGCCATTGATATTGCAGAGGAGATGAAGCAGTCAGGTTTACTGAGGGACTGTGTGTCATATAATAAGGTAATGGCATGCTATGCCACCAATGGTCAGCTACGTGAGTGTGCTGAATTGTTGCATGAGATGATTGGCCAGAAACTGTTGCCTGATGGTGgaacctttaaaattttattcactGTTTTGAAGAAAGGGGGCTTTCCATCTGAAGGCATAGCACAGCTAGAATCAGCTTATCTGGAAGGAAAACCTTATGCTAGACAAGCAGTCATCACCTCCATTTTCTCTGTAGTGGGTCTGCATGCTTTAGCGCTCGAGTCGTGTGAGTCTTTCACAAAAGCAGAAGTAGCTCTCGATTCCTTTGCCTACAATGTTGCAATATATGCTTATGGGTCATCAGGGGAGATTGATAAAGCTTTGAAAACATTCATGAAAATGCAGGATGAAGGCCTTGAACCAGACCTTGTTACTTCTATTAATCTGGTTCATTGTTATGGGAAAGCTGGTATGGTTGAAGGTGTGAAGAGGATTTATAGCCAATTAAAGTATGGAGAGATCAAGCCCAATGATTCTCTAGTCAAGGCTGTCGTGGATGCTTATAAAAATGCCAACAGGCATGATCTTGCCGAATTGGTTAACCAAGACATAAGATTTGGTTTTGATTCTCAACAATATTCTGATTCTGAAATTGAAGCCGGGTCTGATGAAAGTTCTCTGGGCTTTTAG
- the LOC133669947 gene encoding protein STRUBBELIG-RECEPTOR FAMILY 3-like isoform X1 — translation MGVKRSGKRVCLNLEIYGKFVIGFVLICTARISVGVTNPSDVTAINSLYISLGSPVLPGWVGTGGDPCGEGWQGIVCNVSEIQSIVLNGANLGGELGDNLGMFASIISIDLSNNHIGGSIPSNLPVTMQNLFLADNNFTGSIPDSLSTLTLLKAMSLNDNFLSGEIPDAFQALPGLINLDLSNNNLSGQLPSSFIDLASLTTLRLQDNQLSGTLDVLQDLPLRDLNVENNLFSGPIPDKLLAIPNFRNDGNPFNTSSAPLPAPTSQSPSPPTPTPPLSGSPPSPSSRRTPGKQADGPSSSEKSSSGGRKKRVVWISIAGVLLFVILALALVLLIPRCSRRRWEDSRIFKRHQVGENPRDNGSLVQPTNQNEKVPKETTQKPKEDHPKPQNMHMRNEPKMNPAPNRDNHLMGIGRADLDFMAPPPPPPPPPPPPPPPPPVENVIVKPIVPVEVSSGKPSRKSQIPLTSARSFNIASLQQYTSSFSQENLIGGGMLGSVYRAQLPNGKLLAVKKLDKRTAEQQKDVEFIELVNNIDRIRHANVVELMGYCAEHGQRLLIYEYCSNGSLQDALHSDDEFKKKLSWNARIKMALGAARALEYLHEVCQPPVIHRNFKSANVLLDDDLDVRVSDCGLASLISSGSVSQLSGQLLTAYGYGAPEFESGIYTIQSDVYSFGVVMLELLTGRKSHDRTRTRGEHFLVRWAIPQLHDIDTLSKMVDPALNGEYSAKSLSNFADIISRCVQSEPEFRPQMSEVVQDLTDMIRRDRPSNESIGD, via the exons ATGGGAGTCAAGAGATCTGGTAAAAGAGTGTGCTTGAATTTGGAGATCTATGGAAAGTTCGTTAttgggtttgttttgatttgcacAGCAAGAATTTCTGTTGGTGTTACTAATCCAAGTGATG TTACTGCAATTAATAGCTTATACATTTCACTGGGCTCTCCTGTACTGCCCGGGTGGGTCGGCACCGGGGGAGATCCATGCGGCGAAGGGTGGCAAGGCATTGTATGTAATGTTTCAGAAATTCAATCCAT AGTTCTTAATGGTGCGAATTTGGGAGGAGAACTTGGTGATAATCTGGGAATGTTTGCTTCTATCATATCGAT AGATCTGAGCAACAACCACATAGGGGGGAGTATTCCATCGAATCTGCCTGTTACTATGCAAAACCT TTTCCTTGCAGACAATAACTTCACTGGAAGCATCCCTGATTCCCTGTCCACTTTAACCTTACTGAAAGCCAT GTCTCTTAACGATAATTTTTTAAGTGGAGAGATACCGGATGCCTTTCAAGCTCTTCCTGGGTTGATCAACTT AGACTTGTCCAATAACAATTTGAGTGGGCAGTTGCCTTCTTCTTTCATAGATTTGGCTAGTCTTACAACCCT ACGTTTGCAGGACAATCAGCTATCTGGGACCCTTGATGTTCTACAAGATCTTCCCCTGAGAGATTT GAATGTAGAGAATAACCTGTTCTCAGGACCCATACCTGACAAGCTGCTGGCTATCCCAAATTTCAG aaatgatGGCAATCCGTTCAATACTTCCTCTGCTCCATTACCTGCACCCACATCCCAATCCCCATCCCCACCAACACCTACACCACCACTTTCTGGGTCTCCACCATCACCGTCTTCTCGGAGAACACCCGGGAAGCAGGCTGATGGGCCGTCTTCATCAGAGAAATCGAGTTCtggaggaagaaaaaagagagtagtTTGGATATCCATTGCAGGTGTATTGTTGTTTGTAATACTGGCATTAGCACTCGTGCTTTTGATTCCAAGATGTAGCAGAAGAAGGTGGGAGGATAGCAGAATTTTCAAGCGGCATCAAGTTGGAGAGAACCCAAGGGACAATGGATCCTTGGTCCAACCAactaatcaaaatgaaaaag TTCCAAAGGAGACCACACAGAAGCCCAAAGAGGACCATCCAAAGCCACAAAATATGCATATGAGAAATGAACCCAAAATGAACCCAGCACCAAATAGGGACAATCACTTGATGGGCATTGGCAGAGCAGATCTAGATTTCATGGCTCctcccccacccccacccccaccacctcctcctcctccaccaccacccccTGTTGAGAATGTCATTGTTAAGCCAATTGTGCCTGTTGAAGTAAGCTCAGGGAAGCCTTCTCGTAAATCTCAGATCCCTCTCACTTCTGCTAGGTCCTTCAATATTGCATCACTTCAGCAATACACAAGCAGCTTTTCTCAAGAAAATCTTATAGGAGGAGGCATGCTGGGAAGTGTTTATAGGGCACAGCTTCCTAATGGAAAG CTTCTTGCTGTCAAGAAACTCGATAAGAGGACTGCAGAGCAGCAGAAGGACGTGGAGTTTATTGAATTGGTTAACAATATTGATCGGATCCGACATGCTAATGTTGTTGAGCTCATGGGATACTGTGCAGAGCATGGTCAGAGGCTTCTGATCTATGAGTATTGCAGTAATGGCTCTTTGCAAGATGCACTACACTCAGAcgatgaatttaaaaagaaactttCCTGGAATGCCCGCATTAAGATGGCACTTGGAGCTGCTAGAGCCTTAGA GTATTTGCACGAGGTCTGTCAGCCACCTGTTATACACAGAAATTTTAAGTCTGCCAATGTTCTTCTTGATGATGATCTTGATGTTCGTGTCTCGGATTGTGGTTTGGCTTCATTAATATCATCAGGGTCTGTAAGTCAG TTGTCAGGCCAGCTGCTAACAGCTTATGGTTATGGGGCTCCAGAATTTGAATCAGGTATCTATACCATCCAGAGTGATGTTTACAGCTTTGGTGTGGTCATGCTGGAACTCTTAACTGGCCGGAAGTCTCATGACAG GACACGGACTCGGGGGGAGCATTTTCTAGTGAGATGGGCAATCCCCCAGCTTCATGACATTGACACATTGTCAAAGATGGTTGATCCCGCCCTTAATGGAGAATACTCTGCTAAATCTTTATCAAACTTCGCCGATATCATTTCTCGATGTGTTCAG TCTGAACCAGAATTCAGGCCACAAATGTCTGAGGTTGTCCAGGATCTAACAGACATGATAAGGAGAGACCGCCCCAGCAATGAATCAATTGGGGACTGA
- the LOC133670193 gene encoding secretory carrier-associated membrane protein 1-like, whose protein sequence is MSRYDSNPFDEEEVNPFADQGGKGKGSGQSNYGGGAFYMPNPGSVPPATSRLSPLPHEPYDRGATIDIPLDSGKDIKAKEKELQAKEAELKRREQELKRKEDAIARAGIVIEDKNWPPFFPIIHHDIGNEIPIHLQKMQYVAFTTLLGLFVCLSWNIIAVTTAWIKGEGPTIWFLAIIYFIAGVPGGYVMWYRPLYRAMRTDSALKFGWFFFAYLFHIGFCIFAAVAPPIVFKGKSLAGILPAIDLMGNHALVGIFYFIGFGFFCVESLLSIWVIQQVYMYFRGSGKAAEMKREAATRTMMAAL, encoded by the exons ATGAGTCGGTACGATTCGAATCCTTTCGATGAAGAAGAGGTCAATCCTTTCGCG GATCAAGGAGGAAAGGGGAAAGGATCAGGGCAATCAAATTATGGCGGAGGCGCGTTTTATATGCCt AATCCTGGAAGTGTCCCCCCTGCAACTTCAAGGCTTTCACCCCTTCCTCATGAACCCTATGATCGTGGTGCAACCATAGATATTCCTCTTGATTCTGGAAAA GATATAAAAGCCAAGGAGAAGGAACTCCAAGCTAAAGAGGCTGAATTGAAGAGGAGGGAACAG gaACTAAAACGGAAGGAAGATGCGATAGCACGGG CTGGAATTGTAATAGAGGATAAGAACTGGCCACCATTTTTTCCGATTATCCATCATGACATTGGAAATGAAATACCAATCCACCTGCAGAAGATGCAGTATGTTGCATTTACAACATTGTTGG GTTTATTTGTCTGTCTTTCTTGGAATATTATAGCTGTTACCACAGCCTGGATCAAAGGAGAAG GTCCAACGATATGGTTTCTAGCCATCATCTACTTCATAGCAGGGGTCCCTGGAGGCTATGTTATGTGGTATCGCCCCCTTTATCGTGCAATGAG GACAGATAGTGCTCTGAAGTTTGGATGGTTTTTCTTTGCTTACCTG TTTCACATTGGCTTTTGCATCTTTGCTGCTGTTGCTCCCCCAATTGTTTTCAAGGGGAAATCACTTGC AGGTATTTTGCCTGCTATTGATCTTATGGGCAACCACGCTTTAGTTGGG ATATTCTACTTCATTGGATTTGGATTCTTCTGCGTTGAATCCCTCCTCAGTATCTGGGTCATTCAG CAAGTCTACATGTATTTCCGAGGCAGTGGGAAAGCAGCAGAGATGAAGCGGGAGGCGGCAACAAGGACCATGATGGCTGCCCTATGA